TGTGTCTTATGAATTTCCAGTAAATGctaagataatatataatttctgcgtatatattataattataagcaAATTATACCTGTTATTATGAATTAATTCTTAGGAGTTAAAAGTAAGACAACGCTCTCTTATGTATACTAATCTTATGGATTACTGATTGCTACTACGTGAGAAGTGGTAGcacaatttattttgtgtaagtttttatttacttagttaTGCACGTTGTATTGCGATTACTATATTTTTGGTAGCGAGATATATCatagtattatattaaagtatattgtATACTAAAGCGCTTGTAATATCACATTATGTAAAGTTGTAtagtgcttataaataaatgcaaaaataataacaatacctATAAATCCTTTGTATATAATATGCCTCCAGTTATTTGTTAATCTGGACAATATACATAATGCCTATGATGTTCATTAATGAAGGTTATCACATAATGGACTGTGAATGTGGActtcaaaagaaataaaataattatccaTGTGATAATTGCGAATACCacaacttgttttattttatcttaaggTAACTAGTAATGGTGACTGACTTGTtggtatatatagtaaaaagcaTTAGACTGTGGACCacgaggtcgtgggttcgattcccggatgtTGATGGTTGTCTGatgttgtttatgtatttggGTTGCCTAACAAACTGTTAGTAGGTACCAGCCCggaatattcaaattatttttctttattattctactttaatacaatacaattgcGTAAtcaaagtaggtatttttattttcgtttaacagttatattttttgtcgAGCTCAGGTACTAGCtataaaaatactgtaataAAACATACTGTCTTATTCCCACGCGTTGGTTAAAAAGTCGTAAGGCGTGTCCTTTAGCTTCACACCAAGTTGAAAATGAGCTTTGGATCACAATCGTTCCATCATGGTGCGTCAGTTATGTTACTGATACTGTCGCAGTGTTTTTATCCTCATTGCCTCGACGGTATTCGCTCAAGGGGCCAGGAGGAAGGTCAGGGCATGCTACACTTAATATTATGATTCTTTATAGCATACCCACTatctaagcttaattttaggcaattattttaaattgccaCTTTATGGATATGTCGCAAggcaatttttatgataaaaataattgaacatTAAGTAATAACAtccataattttttatagttataaacgCAATGGAAAAACTGCCGCTAACGCCGATGATTAtctctctgtctgtctttcCCTGTAAATCGAAAACTTAGGTCCGTTGCATCTTACTGCTGTAAACATTTCAAGTTTCTAGTTGATTGCATTGTTTGTACCGACCCTCCCGATGTTGTTGAGCTCTGGGGCTGGCGCTCCTGGCGATCTCCGCACTCGCTCCACCGTCCAGTTACGCTATTACAAACTTCATGGCAGCTATAAGCTTCAATCATGATCCATCTTATTACCAATAGTCAGGCTGCTGTCACTTCGCTTTTGTCTCCGTGTGCTACTTCCGGCATGGTAAGAAGCACATAATTGAtaacatacagaagccgtgtacactaatattgaagcatcaaaaaccactccactttagatttgTTTCTCGAGCAAAGTGTTACTAACTCACTTCTTACCATTTAGTAGttgagagtaattattttatctctaatgttaaaaacgtttaccataaaatgggaaaatgagaaaaagtttgtgagctagcaacattccgcgggtgtaaagtgaaacGTGCGGGGCTTTTtatctgtttttggacacaatgcatacAATTCTGGCTGAATTAGGATGTtatatgttcctaattctgtgaaAACAAGGTATCTACTGAACTCATAGGCGCAGGTGTAACTCACCCTTGACCGCTTTTAAATAcaacattattgttttatagCAGTACTAATGCCATCTAAAGGTTCTTCAGAAATAAACGGGGCACCTCGCTGAAATGTTGTCCCATGTAATAACCAAGTTGAACTCAATGAAAAAGTCAAAACCACAAGAAAATATTGTGGAAACAGCTTACTTCATTCGATTCATTAGAAAATTAGCCGGTGCATCGGTAATAACGATTGAATACACGCCCGAGAATACAGTAGCTCCAGCATTCACTTGGTTTGGCTTTATAACTTTTGTCGTTTGGTACACTTCGTATTTCTTTTGTCTGTATAAAATTGGCACGGAAGATCAGACCATATTAAGGGTCCTTTATAATACGAGACTGCAACGCTACGGTGATGATGTGGAGAGATTTACCGTGAGCGTTTTCATGTTGTATGCAATGTGGAAAGTACCCTTCGACCTCAGCGGCAGCACTGATGATGTGCAATTGATCCTTGATATAGATAAAGCCTTTTACCAATTAAAAGAGGCAGTGTATTATTCGAATAGCCTGTTTTTGGCCTTCCTATTATTCCTAATCCAAGTTTCTATTAGTGGTACCCGAATATTTAGTGTGTGGATGTCCCTTCATTCAAGTACAAGCATGCCAGTTGAGAAAGTATTTCAAATGGTTTTCTCTGATGCTGTCATTTACATTATAACAGCACAGTACTGTTCTTACCTTTTAATTTTGAAACGGAGGTACAAATTTGTAAACAGAGCACTTAATTCAATAAGATTGCGCACATCTTCagagttttttaaatttcgttttCAACAAGAAACTGTTTTAAATGGTAATTTTATGGTGCAAGATAAATATTTGTGCAAAAATATAAAGGCATGCGGAAGAATATATGGTATGTTGTACACAGCCACTGAGACAGCAAACAAAAAGTTCGGGCTGGTGATGTTAATGATGATGTTTATGACACTTCTTTTCacaatattatatctttattattttatggagGCAACAGCATCTGGTTTATTTCATGATCCCGAGAAGTacatagattttttaatttatgttttctgGCAAATTGGATATGCAGTAAGTGTTATGCTGGTGTGCATATATTTCAGCGAGGCCACTGTGAGAGAGGTAGGTCGGATTCAGAGCCTATGTACACGGCGTATTATCTACGTACCAAAATCTTTTCGGAGGTCCACAAATACTCACTTTTGTATCAATATAATCGTGCAGATACATCGGTATGGACGTATTGAAACAATGTGTTTCCATCGGTATGGACGTATTGACACAATGGTCTGTACGTGACGACGACTGACGTTACACTCCCTTGATAACATGGcgagctctcaggcatgtaggttccctcacgacgtttcccttcaccgtttaagcatgtgctatttaattgcttaaattaaaaatgcacataactccgaaaatcgTACCGgcgatcgaactcggtccccccgaaagggaagccgaagccttatcaCTAGGCTCTCACCGCTGTAGGAAGGCGTGCCTGTCGTGCACGCGTATTTGTATCGATACAAATGCAATCATCTCCTTTTTGGACTCTTACATCATGATAGGATTAAACGCGTTCGTACGTAGACAATAAGCCGTGTTTAAAGGCCCAGCCTATTTTCTACAAATGCTATGACACTTAgctatttaattatgtagttcGTATTTTACAGGCTCAAGTAACTCCACAGGTAATACACCAAATAATTAACAGTAACCTGGGCAATACGGTGGAAACTGAGGTAaactaaatgtaataaattactaACAGCTTACTGCAAATGCAACAAATTAATATATCGTTAAAATGTTAACATAAGTACAAATCTTTGTTCTAGGCAATTAATTTGTCTCTACAAATTCTTCATCAAAAACCTTCATTTACGGCTTTTGGTCTCTTTAAGCTGGATTACGTGATGGTGTTGGAAGTAAGCAAGTTTTTATCATAACCTCATTGAAAAGCAATACCGATTGATAATATTACGTAGATAAACTACAGTGTTCTGTGTTTAACCGTTTCAGGGCGCACGCTCCGTAACGACCTTTCTTGTTATCTTACTACAGTTTGCTACGGATATACATTAactatttaaatgttaaaaattattttaattttataattcaattttaatataaatgtatttgatTTTTACAAGAATATATGGGATgatgtaaaattaaatcaaaaatatataaattatgtttgaATCTTTTGTATCGTATGGTATACCTAcattaaataggtaggtacttaactattatttataaacattatagaGTTGTAGAGAAATTTGCATGTGTTAAGAGGTTTAACTGTTTTTACCATTATAGGTAGTATGCatctagtaggtaggtacatgtgaTTTATAGTTAATTGTCCAATTAACTCCATGACTTGGCAGATAGATAATGTTGGCACTTGGCATGGTATAAGGTTCTCTTCGAGGATTTCTGTTTTATTGCGGCTGCAGCGGAAcgttcaaatttattaataaaatgaagcaaTAACACCTGTTTAGTTGCATGGTAGATACGTCCACTCATATATAGCATAGCAAAGGCGTACGAAGGGATGTTTATCCTATTTAGATATGCTAGATACTTCTCACATCTATTATTAgtaagaagaataaaaagaaaaagaggtaaaaatatttctgaaaaagattttaatttttatttatcgccaCTTTTGGTCTCTTTTCTCTTAAAATTTACgcattaagttttgtttttcatgTATTTAAAGGAATCGCGTTAAATGTTATTCAGAATCACTTGATGAGCCCTCTTAACATTAAAAAACGAACTTATTTTTCAATTATGAGTGCAAGAAGTTTGAAAACTTTTAAGGGAACTATACCaggaaatttatttaagtacttagTGTTTATATTACGGGCACGTTCGTTACATTTTTAGGCTTTCGATTCCTATTTATTCTTATTGCTCAGCTtgtaaatagttaatattatttgaaataaataatgtaagctATCTGATCTCAGTTAGATATTACTTACGTGTAAATTTTTTGACcactttttttgatatttttttaaatagtgctTGATTCTCCAGGCCAGGCCTATCAGTCACAAATTCTCTacctcaaaataataaaatgaagacATTTATAAACAGTGAAAAACAGTGAACTACGAGTATGTTCGACCGCTTTGAGCGCTTTCTAAATGAAATAATAGAGCTTAACGTTTGAAGAATATGAGTAATGTGCATGAAGATAGCCTTTTTATTATGACCCTTCTAAGGTAGCATATtcacctcgttggtctagtggttggcAAGTCCAACTATGGATCGTGAGGTCCTGggtttaatttttgttaattattctCAGTTCCAGCCCAGAATTGGGATATTGGCGGATTGACGGTCTCGGTAAATCCCCCTTgactcgaagagcacgttaaacctTTTTACGGTTATTGTCACTAACATcaaaatttttataacaatagtcAATGCCCACCAGGCCACATtgaagtagcgtggtgggtctatgctctgatACTTTCTCTTCTATTAGAGATTGCCTGTGTCCAATAACCCACATAGGTTGaattatttttctctttataGCCTAAGCAATAACGTCATTCAAGTGTTATATACTGATAAAACTATGCTATAAAATACACTGCCTACCGGAATTATAGTGCTAGTATAAGGAAGTATAATTAACAGTGACACGAAAAACCTTAAGCCTGCATAGTTGAACCGCTTTGTTGAGTTGATTGTGGGTCATACAGCAATTACTCCCTACGCTATCTATAActgaataaacatataaaatctGTAGGTTTATTGGTTAATTGAATTATTTCACATTTGGAAGCACATTAATCAAGGCCTTCG
The genomic region above belongs to Pararge aegeria chromosome 8, ilParAegt1.1, whole genome shotgun sequence and contains:
- the LOC120626018 gene encoding putative gustatory receptor 28b; translated protein: MLSHVITKLNSMKKSKPQENIVETAYFIRFIRKLAGASVITIEYTPENTVAPAFTWFGFITFVVWYTSYFFCLYKIGTEDQTILRVLYNTRLQRYGDDVERFTVSVFMLYAMWKVPFDLSGSTDDVQLILDIDKAFYQLKEAVYYSNSLFLAFLLFLIQVSISGTRIFSVWMSLHSSTSMPVEKVFQMVFSDAVIYIITAQYCSYLLILKRRYKFVNRALNSIRLRTSSEFFKFRFQQETVLNGNFMVQDKYLCKNIKACGRIYGMLYTATETANKKFGLVMLMMMFMTLLFTILYLYYFMEATASGLFHDPEKYIDFLIYVFWQIGYAVSVMLVCIYFSEATVREAQVTPQVIHQIINSNLGNTVETEGARSVTTFLVILLQFATDIH